GGTCCTCAGAACTGACCTGCCGGGTTTTCGCGTCTATTTTCCGGCCTCCCATGAGAATTTCCTCAACCGACCGGCCGGCGAACTGGCCAGGGAATTCTTCCCGGAGGTTCCGCTCAAGGTGCCCGCCGACCAACTTCAAAGCCTCATCGACACCGCCGTCATCACACGGGAAACCGGTTGGTCCCCCCGAACCCACGTCTTCGAGAAAGAAAATCCGTCTGTTTGATCGCACCTTCAAGAGATCCCGGAGGCACTTTCCGTTTGCGTGATCCCGCTCTTTTCTGATTGCTGGAAACGTGGCCATCGCCTTCAGCATCGCATTGGGACTCGGGTTGAGCGCGGCCTGTGGATTCCGGGTCTTTGTGCCCCTGCTCGCACTCAGCGCGGCCGCCCATGCCGGCCAGGTCAGTCTGGCTCCCGGATTTGCCTGGATCGGCACCGAGGCGGCCCTCCTCGTCTTCGCCGTCGCCTCAGTCTGTGAAATCGCGGCCTACGCCTTCCCCGTTTTCGACAATTTCCTCGACACCCTCGCCACCCCCGCCGCCGTCATCGCCGGCAGCCTGCTGACCGCATCCGTTGCCTTCGAGCTGGCTCCCCTTGCCCGCTGGTCGCTCGCCCTGATCGCCGGCGGCGGTATCGCCGGGCTTATCCAGGTCGCGACAACCGCAACCCGGGCGGGTTCGACCGCGGTGACCGGAGGCATGGGCAACCTGGTCGTGTCCAAGGCAGAATTCATCGGCTCCGCCACCCTCAGTTTTCTCGCGGTCTTCCTGCCCTTTGCCGCGCTCGGCGTGACTCTCGTCCTGATTGTCTATGCAACGGTCCGGATCCTCCGGCGTCGCCAACGTCTGAAACACTCTGTGAACTCCTGAGACAATGCCCAAACGCGTCCCCTGCCTGAAACCACTTCCTCTCGACGAGCCCGTAGAACTCCGGAAGATCGATCCCGCGCAGAGAGGACTCTTCAATCCCGGCAAGAGTGACTCCCGATCCGCCCTCGATAGTCTCTGCCGTGAGCTCGCCGGCCTGCAAAGACTGGTCTACGCCGAGCATAAGCACGCCGTCCTTCTCGTGCTCCAGGGAATGGATACAAGCGGCAAGAACGGGACCATCCGCAATGTCTTTCATCTGGCCGATCCGGTCGGCGTTCAGGTCGCCAGCTTCAAGAAGCCCAGCACGCTCGAGCTCGACCATGATTTCCTCTGGCGGATCCATCACGAAACGCCCCAGAAAGGGGAGATCCGCATCTTTGATCGAAGCCACTACGAAGACATCACCGCCGTCCGCGTCCACAAACTGGCCCCTCCGGAAATCTGGCAGCGCCGATTCGACCACATCAACAATTTCGAACGCCTTCTGACCGACGAAGGCACGACCATCATCAAACTCTTCCTCCACATCGACCGGGATGAGCAGAAAAAACGGCTCGAGTCCCGCCTGCGCATTCCGGAGAAGCGCTGGAAATTCGACCCGAGCGATCTCCACGCCCGTTCCGCCTGGGAAGGGTATATGGACGCCTATAATGAATCCCTCACCCGAACGAACACCAAGTGGGCCCGCTGGCACGTCGTTCCCGCCAACCACAAGTGGCTGCGCAACCTGCTCGTCGCCCGCGTCATCATCGAAACCCTGAAGGGCCTCAAGATGACCTACCCCCAGCCCAAGATCCCTGACGAACTGCTGAAGTTCGATTGAGCCGGGTGAATGGAATCCGGGTCGGTCCAGTCGGCAGTGCGAATCGGCAGCGGGAAAAGTCGTTGGCTCCCAACCACGACATCCATCAACCGGCTTCTGCTCTCCGCCCTCCGTCTTTCTCCCTCATCAGATCCGCCAACCGGGCGATGACCCCGCCGAAGGATCCGTTGCTGAACAGGACCACAACCGTCGGTCGATCCGGATCCGCCCGCACTTCGCCTGAAAGAGCGTTCCACGTCTCTTCATAAGACCGACAGGCCTCGGCCGCCGCCCCCGTCTCGGTCAGGTGCCCGGCCAACTCGATTGTGTCCAACCGGTTCGCCGGATCCAGCCGCTCGGCCCGGTCGACCGGCGCGAGAATCACCCGGTCCGCTAGGGAAAGGGCCGGGACCAACGCGCCCTGGAAGGTCCGCGTGCGGGCCGTATTGCTCCTGGGTTCAAAAGCGGCGACGAGGCGCGCCCCGGGATGGCGGCTTCGAAGCGATTGCAGGGTCAAACCGACCGCGGTCGGGTGATGACCGAAGTCTTCAATGAGGATGACCGCCCCACGCCGTCCCCGGATTTCCTGGCGACGTTTGACCCCCTGAAATCGGGACAGTCCGTCGAGGCGAAGCGCCGTCGGACTGTCCGGTGAAACCGCCAGACCAGCCGCCAGGCAGGCCATCGCGGCGTTGCGGGCATTGAACAAGCCCTGCTGAGACCATTGAACTTCCGCCCATCGTCGGCCGTTCCAGACCAGTTCAAACCGGGAACCCTCCGGCGACTCCGAGAAACCCTCGATCCTCAGATCATTGGAGGAACCTTCGCCCACCCGGATCACCCGCGTCCAGGGGATTGGAAGCAGTCCGACCAGGTTGGGGTCGTCGCCGTTGAGGAGGATGGCACCGTCTCTCGGAACGAGTCGGACAAAATGCGAAAATGTCCTCACCACGTCCTGGAGGTCGCGAAAGATGTCCGCATGGTCGAACTCCAGGTTGTTCAGGACCGCAATCTGCGGCGCGTAGTGTATGAATTTGCTCCGTTTGTCGAAGAAGGCGCTGTCGTATTCATCGCCCTCGATCACAAAGGGATCAGCCGGGCTTCCGGCGTGGTTGCCCATCGGAAAATCACGGGGCACTCCGCCGATCAGGAAACCCGGGTCACGCCCGTTTTCGCGCAGAAGATGAGCGGTCAAGGCCGTTGTCGTCGTCTTGCCGTGGGTCCCGGCAATCACGATTGTCCGCCGCTTCTCAAGCGCCATCCGGCGCAGAACCGCCGGCAGTGAGTCATAGGCCATCGAACGGGAAGCGAGGAGCCATTCGATCTCGGGATTTCCCCGGGAAAGCGCATTGCCGACGACAACCAGGTCCGCCCCGCTCGCTTCGAGAGCCGCCGCATCATACCCCTCCCGGAAATCAATGCCGGCAGACCGCAGGACATCGCTCATCGGAGGATAGACATTGGTGTCCACGCCGAGAACCTCATGACCGAGCGAACGCATGAGCAGCGCCGCATTGCCCATGGCTGAACCGGCGATGCCGAGGAAGTAGATCCGCATCCGCCAATGGTATTCGAAAAGACCCCGACCCGCGCAAGCTTTCTGGAGATCCATCAAAATACCCAAGTCCGATACATGCCGTCGGCTCGAGCGCTTTGGCGGCCAAAAGGGTGTCGCAAACGTGGGGGCGGCTCGCGCGCGCCTCTCCACGACCTTTTCCGGGACCGGATTGCCAAAGCGCACGCCAGGTGCCCCTAACGTCGATGGATCGGCAACCAGACCGTGAAACAGGAGCCCACGGCGACTTCGGATCTGACCTCAATCCGGCCGCCATGCTGCCGGATGATTCCGTTGGCCGCCGCCAGACCCAGTCCTGTTCCGCGGCCGGCCCGGCGGGTCGTGAAATAGGGGTCGAAAATCCGCTCAATCACCCTGGCTTCGATTCCGCGACCGTTGTCCTCGATGTCAATCACCAGCCAATCCCTCGCCTCGCCCTCCCCCTCATCGAAGGTCTGCGCCGAGCGGGTCGAAACCCGAATCCGGCCGCCCGTAGGCATCGCCTCGACGGCATTGGTCACCAGACTGTCCAGTGCTTCGACAATCAGGGCGGTATCCCCGTGACCGCGGTCGAGTCCACCCTGAAGGTTTCGCACGAGCTCAATGTGATCGATCGGCAACTCCTGGTGGCGCTCGAGCACGCTTTCGACCAGCCCGTTCAAGTCGAAGTCAGACCGATCAAGCACCTGTTGCTGACTGAAAGCCATCAAGCGCGCGACCAGCGCGGCCGCCCGGTCCGCAGCCTGGGCCGCGATCTCCAGGTGATCGTGCGATCGCTCGCTCAGTTGGGGATCGGCGAGGACCAGTTCGGAATACCCTTTGATGACCGTCAGGATATTGTTGAAATCGTGGGAGATACCCGCGGCCATCCGACGGACCGATTCACCGATCTCGGCTTCCCGGAATTGATGATCCGACGGCATCGATTCCGAAAGATCGAACCCAAACGCCCAGACCGAACCCTTCTCGACATCCGGGACATAGGTCCAGCTGATGACATGCCCGTGGCACGAAACCACCCGATTGGCCAGAGTCTGCCCTGACTCAAAGCTCGCCCGGGCCGCAATCCGGTGATCCGCGGGGAGCCAACCGTCCAGCGGAACCCCCTCGCTCTGACAGAGAAGACGGGCCGCCCGGTTGACGTCGACGACGTCACCATCCGCACTCAACCGAATGATCGGGTGCGGGCTGTGCCGGGATGCATCGTCTCCTCCTCGAACCTCAAGTGATGGCAAAGCGAGCAATTTTGGCGTCATCCGATCTTCAATGGCAACCTCCAAGGCCGTCGCAATTTCGTCCGGAAGGTCCGGATCCGCCACCCCATCGAAACCGATCCGCATGGGTTCAATTCCCGACGAAATCAGGAGGATGACCGGGACATCGGAGAATCTGCGGCGCACCGCCTCAAGCACCCGGTAGGCATCCCCGTCAGCGACCTTCGGCCAGGTCACGACGGCATCGGGACGTTGGACTCCGAGCGATTGTTCGAACTCGACGATCGTGCCGAAATGATGTCGGTGCCAGGCACCGCCCTCCGGAACCGTCGGGACCGCACGACTGAACGTGCCCCCGCCATCCCCCACAAAATAGACCACCGACTGAAAGCCCAACGACTGTTCCATTGAATCGCCCTCCCGTTCCTCCCGGTTTTCGCCCCTCCGGCCCGTCAGATCGACGTCCATCCATCGAGCATGGATTCATCCAGTCCAAAGGCAATCATCCCCCCGCAAGGTTCGGTCAAGAGAAGGTAAAAGACTCCCGTGAGATCGATGTCGGAGACGTCGTCGGGCAACGGAATCGATGAAAAAGGCTGTTTCCTGGGTCCGTTTGCGGCCCGTCCCCGCCGGTTTTCCTCAACGCCCTGAGCAAAAGCCCTTCCGCATCAATTGCCCGGTCCGGGGAAACCTCCCGATACCACACCGCGCTTCGGCGATTAAAAAATCCTTGCCTTTCCACGTTGGGTGAGGAATTTCCTAAACCTTTAGGACTGGTAACGGGGACGTAGCTCAGCTGGAAGAGCACTACAATGGCATTGTAGGGGTCGTCGGTTCGAACCCGATCGTCTCCACCAGGCTTCGTTCCGAGCAAGGAGAGAAACGAAGCCTGTCCCGGCGTAGAAAGCGAAGCCTCGGGGTCTAGGGTCTACACCAAAAGATGGGGACAGTGGGTCTAATCCGTCATCCGAAACGTCACCCGCGCCGGGTAGCTTCGGCCGTCCGGGGTGGGACCGAACTTGCGCACGGCGGCAAAGGCGGCCAGCACGCTGCGATCGAATTCCGGATTACCCGAGGCCGAAACAACCCGTGCACCGCTGAGAACCCCACTCGAGGAAACATCAAACTGCACATCACATTGCAGGCGGTCGCTGAGACCCTCGGGCTTGGCCCAGGCCCGCTTCAACTGCTCCCGGAGACGGGCGAAATAGGCATCGAGCGCGTTCATCTCGGACTGGGACATCCGGCTCAATGATGTCGTATCCACCATGATATTACGAAGATTGTCGAGAATCCGCGAGGTGTCGATCTTCGGGACGGTGATCGGCTTGGGGGCGACGGGCCGCGGCTTCTGTTCCTTGGGCGCCCCCTGCTTCTTCACGAACTCCTCGTAGGAAATCTGCTTGGGCGGAGGCTCCGGCTTCTTCTCCACGGGTTTCGGTTCGGGTTTGGGCTCCGGTTTCTTCTCCACCACCGGCGGGGGCTCCGGAATGGGTTCCGGGATCGGGATCACCACCGGCTCAGCCGGCAGGGGCTCGAAGGCGATATCCACACTCTCCTCCGTCGTGTCGGTCTGCTCGGGAATCGATACCATTTCGAATATCGCCGGTTCCGGCTTTTCCGGTGGTTTGAAAAGCATCAAAAGAATGGCCAGGCCCGCCAATCCCCCGTGGAGGATGACCGATGCGATGAACGCTCCGGTGGCATTCTTTGGTTTCATCGGGCCTGCGGCTGCGTATCCAGACTGATCTTCGACAGCTTGTTGCGCTTGAGGAGATCCAGGAGAGTGACCACCTCCTGATAGGCAATGTTCCGGTCGGCCTTGATGCTGATGACCGGCGGACGGGTGGAAAGCGACAGGAGCTGAAGCTGGGTCTCGAGCTGCGCCTGGTTGACCCGGGTCCCGTCAAAGAGGTAGCCCCCGGGCAGGACCGTGATCTCGCGAAACAGGATATCCTGATTCTTCGCGTCCGCATTGGTCGTGACCGGCAGATCCACCGGCAGGGTCTCCTCCTGTTTGATCAATGGAGTGCTGATCATGAAGATGATGAGCAGG
The Opitutaceae bacterium genome window above contains:
- a CDS encoding DUF4126 domain-containing protein gives rise to the protein MAIAFSIALGLGLSAACGFRVFVPLLALSAAAHAGQVSLAPGFAWIGTEAALLVFAVASVCEIAAYAFPVFDNFLDTLATPAAVIAGSLLTASVAFELAPLARWSLALIAGGGIAGLIQVATTATRAGSTAVTGGMGNLVVSKAEFIGSATLSFLAVFLPFAALGVTLVLIVYATVRILRRRQRLKHSVNS
- a CDS encoding polyphosphate kinase 2 family protein, which gives rise to MPKRVPCLKPLPLDEPVELRKIDPAQRGLFNPGKSDSRSALDSLCRELAGLQRLVYAEHKHAVLLVLQGMDTSGKNGTIRNVFHLADPVGVQVASFKKPSTLELDHDFLWRIHHETPQKGEIRIFDRSHYEDITAVRVHKLAPPEIWQRRFDHINNFERLLTDEGTTIIKLFLHIDRDEQKKRLESRLRIPEKRWKFDPSDLHARSAWEGYMDAYNESLTRTNTKWARWHVVPANHKWLRNLLVARVIIETLKGLKMTYPQPKIPDELLKFD
- a CDS encoding Mur ligase family protein, encoding MDLQKACAGRGLFEYHWRMRIYFLGIAGSAMGNAALLMRSLGHEVLGVDTNVYPPMSDVLRSAGIDFREGYDAAALEASGADLVVVGNALSRGNPEIEWLLASRSMAYDSLPAVLRRMALEKRRTIVIAGTHGKTTTTALTAHLLRENGRDPGFLIGGVPRDFPMGNHAGSPADPFVIEGDEYDSAFFDKRSKFIHYAPQIAVLNNLEFDHADIFRDLQDVVRTFSHFVRLVPRDGAILLNGDDPNLVGLLPIPWTRVIRVGEGSSNDLRIEGFSESPEGSRFELVWNGRRWAEVQWSQQGLFNARNAAMACLAAGLAVSPDSPTALRLDGLSRFQGVKRRQEIRGRRGAVILIEDFGHHPTAVGLTLQSLRSRHPGARLVAAFEPRSNTARTRTFQGALVPALSLADRVILAPVDRAERLDPANRLDTIELAGHLTETGAAAEACRSYEETWNALSGEVRADPDRPTVVVLFSNGSFGGVIARLADLMREKDGGRRAEAG
- a CDS encoding HAMP domain-containing sensor histidine kinase; translated protein: MDVDLTGRRGENREEREGDSMEQSLGFQSVVYFVGDGGGTFSRAVPTVPEGGAWHRHHFGTIVEFEQSLGVQRPDAVVTWPKVADGDAYRVLEAVRRRFSDVPVILLISSGIEPMRIGFDGVADPDLPDEIATALEVAIEDRMTPKLLALPSLEVRGGDDASRHSPHPIIRLSADGDVVDVNRAARLLCQSEGVPLDGWLPADHRIAARASFESGQTLANRVVSCHGHVISWTYVPDVEKGSVWAFGFDLSESMPSDHQFREAEIGESVRRMAAGISHDFNNILTVIKGYSELVLADPQLSERSHDHLEIAAQAADRAAALVARLMAFSQQQVLDRSDFDLNGLVESVLERHQELPIDHIELVRNLQGGLDRGHGDTALIVEALDSLVTNAVEAMPTGGRIRVSTRSAQTFDEGEGEARDWLVIDIEDNGRGIEARVIERIFDPYFTTRRAGRGTGLGLAAANGIIRQHGGRIEVRSEVAVGSCFTVWLPIHRR
- a CDS encoding TonB family protein, encoding MKPKNATGAFIASVILHGGLAGLAILLMLFKPPEKPEPAIFEMVSIPEQTDTTEESVDIAFEPLPAEPVVIPIPEPIPEPPPVVEKKPEPKPEPKPVEKKPEPPPKQISYEEFVKKQGAPKEQKPRPVAPKPITVPKIDTSRILDNLRNIMVDTTSLSRMSQSEMNALDAYFARLREQLKRAWAKPEGLSDRLQCDVQFDVSSSGVLSGARVVSASGNPEFDRSVLAAFAAVRKFGPTPDGRSYPARVTFRMTD
- a CDS encoding biopolymer transporter ExbD, coding for MARSFHRKQRLTALSELNVTSLIDLGFALLIIFMISTPLIKQEETLPVDLPVTTNADAKNQDILFREITVLPGGYLFDGTRVNQAQLETQLQLLSLSTRPPVISIKADRNIAYQEVVTLLDLLKRNKLSKISLDTQPQAR